A window of the Parambassis ranga chromosome 17, fParRan2.1, whole genome shotgun sequence genome harbors these coding sequences:
- the kcnmb3 gene encoding calcium-activated potassium channel subunit beta-3, with protein MFLNAASSRRSFSIPININLHGARRRQTRELLNTTVVQEHECCRGADSREGQGAWTQMPVSSVGEDRAILLGFTMMAFSVLMFFVVGITVVKPYINSNWEGQVDCVLRQTDIPEEWVDCRGVSTVPCLRVMVNLTASNQEAFLHFDEETVLLGTECFYIPKCQMDRKALQDEVKKLKSSLDSHLGSTSCCLSDTNRHPSHVILNKKYTLRKILLALLWPCLMLGGGALLVGLVKLTQCLANLSSEVCNETTKGRLPSRYTQYKLYRLLRRSSMQFPS; from the exons ATGTTCTTGAATGCAGCTTCTTCCCGGAGGTCGTTCAGCATCCCCATTAACATCAACCTGCATGGTGCTCGCAGGCGGCAGACACG GGAGCTCCTCAACACAACGGTAGTACAGGAGCATGAGTGCTGTCGAGGAGCAGATAGCCGCGAAGGGCAGGGAGCTTGGACCCAGATGCCGGTGTCAAGTGTCGGGGAGGACAGAGCCATCCTGCTGGGCTTCACTATGATGGCCTTCTCAGTGCTCATGTTCTTTGTGGTTGGCATCACTGTGGTCAAACCCTACATAAACAG TAACTGGGAGGGCCAGGTGGACTGTGTGCTGAGGCAGACTGACATCCCAGAGGAGTGGGTGGACTGCAGAGGTGTGAGCACAGTGCCCTGCCTGAGGGTGATGGTTAACCTCACTGCCTCCAATCAGGAGGCTTTTCTCCACTTTGATGAGGAGACAGTCCTCCTCGGGACTGAG TGTTTCTACATACCAAAATGTCAAATGGACAGAAAAGCACTTCAAGATGAGGTCAAAAAGTTGAAAAGCAGCCTGGACAGTCATCTGGGCAGCACCTCATGCTGCCTCAGTGACACCAACAGACACCCAAGCCATGTCATCTTGAACAAGAAGTACACTTTGAGGAAGATTCTGCTGGCGCTGCTGTGGCCCTGTTTGATGCTGGGTGGGGGAGCTCTGCTGGTGGGCCTTGTGAAGCTGACACAGTGCCTGGCCAATCTGTCCTCTGAGGTGTGCAATGAGACCACAAAGGGCAGGCTGCCTTCAAGATACACTCAGTACAAGTTGTACAGACTCCTGCGGAGGTCCAGCATGCAATTTCCTTCATGA